In Pomacea canaliculata isolate SZHN2017 linkage group LG12, ASM307304v1, whole genome shotgun sequence, a single genomic region encodes these proteins:
- the LOC112577063 gene encoding alanine aminotransferase 2-like: protein MFRSERVVTRTARKLLQLPSSVEPPLCRRWKVLTAANINPHVKNMEYAVRGPIVIRAGEIEQELKKGIQKPFEDVIRANIGDCHATGQRPLTFIRQVIALCTYPDLMKSSDFPSDAKNRAQRILDGCGGKSIGAYSDSAGVRVIREDVARYISKRDGFPSDADNIFLSTGASDGIKSILKLAMTGESGNKRAGVMIPIPQYPLYTATIAEYNAYPIGYFLTESNNWALDMTELRRAITAARPNCQPRAIVVINPGNPTGQVLTKENIQDIIRFAKEENLLIMADEVYQHNVYAEGCAFHSFKKVLMEMGPEYSTMEMASFMSTSKGYMGECGFRGGYAEAINFDPDVKAMLVKSISAKLCSSVSGQAVMDVVVNPPQPGEPSYEVFKKEHDTVLGQLAEKAKMVTETFNSIPGITCNTVQGAMYAFPRIHLPKKAIDAAKVKGQAPDAFYCYNLLEETGICVVPGSGFGQVEGTYHFRTTILPPVEKLGEMLARFRDFHVRFMDKYS from the exons ATGTTTCGCTCTGAGCGAGTAGTGACGAGGACGGCTCGAAAGCTTCTGCAGCTGCCGAGCTCGGTTGAGCCGCCGCTGTGTCGACGATGGAAGGTTTTGACAGCTGCCAACATCAACCCTCATGTAAAGAACATGGAATACGCTGTGCGCGGACCGATAGTCATCAGAGCTGGGGAAATTGAGCAAGAGTTGAAAAAG GGAATACAAAAGCCCTTTGAGGATGTTATTCGTGCCAACATAGGGGACTGCCATGCTACGGGACAAAGGCCACTCACCTTCATCAGGCAG GTAATTGCCCTTTGCACATACCCAGACCTAATGAAGAGCTCTGATTTTCCATCTGATGCAAAGAACAGAGCTCAGCGTATCCTTGATGGCTGTGGAGGAAAGAGCATAG GAGCATACAGTGACAGTGCAGGAGTACGGGTTATTCGTGAAGATGTGGCACGCTACATTAGCAAACGTGATGGTTTTCCTAGTGATGCAGATAACATCTTTCTCTCAACTGGAGCCAGTGATGGAAtcaag AGTATTTTAAAGTTGGCCATGACCGGAGAGTCTGGAAATAAACGAGCTGGAGTCATGATTCCCATCCCTCAGTACCCTCTGTATACAGCCACCATTGCAGAATACAACGCATATCCT ATTGGTTACTTCTTAACTGAGTCCAACAACTGGGCTCTAGACATGACGGAGTTGCGACGTGCAATCACTGCTGCTCGACCCAACTGCCAGCCACGTGCCATTGTAGTTATTAATCCTGGAAATCCTACTG GCCAAGTATTGACTAAAGAAAACATCCAGGACATCATTCGCTTTGCAAAGGAAGAGAATTTACTGATCATGGCTGATGAG GTCTACCAGCACAATGTATATGCAGAGGGTTGTGCTTTCCATTCCTTCAAGAAGGTATTGATGGAGATGGGACCAGAATACAGTACCATGGAGATGGCTTCATTCATGTCCACATCTAAAGGCTATATGGGAGA ATGTGGTTTTCGAGGTGGTTATGCTGAGGCTATCAACTTTGACCCTGACGTGAAAGCTATGCTTGTCAAGTCCATTTCTGCCAAACTGTGCTCCTCTGTTTCAGGACAG gctgtgATGGATGTGGTTGTCAACCCTCCACAGCCTGGAGAGCCCTCCTATGAAGTTTTCAAAAAG GAGCATGATACAGTGCTGGGGCAGCTGGCTGAGAAAGCCAAGATGGTTACAGAGACTTTCAACTCCATTCCAGGCATCACTTGCAATACTGTGCAGGGGGCCATGTATGCTTTTCCCAGGATACACCTGCCAAAGAAGGCAATTGATGCTGCCAAg GTAAAGGGGCAGGCACCAGATGCATTCTATTGTTACAACTTGCTTGAAGAGACTGGAATCTGTGTTGTGCCAGGAAGTGGTTTTGGTCAAGTGGAAGGAACTTACCACTTCAG GACTACTATCTTGCCCCCAGTTGAGAAACTTGGAGAAATGCTGGCTCGATTTCGGGACTTTCATGTTCGCTTCATGGATAAATATTCTTAA
- the LOC112553145 gene encoding NF-kappa-B inhibitor-interacting Ras-like protein 1: MGKISKIILCGHSKVGKSAIIEQLLYGNHVFENPSFSTIEDIYTAVIETDRGVKEKVRIFDTGSASGGQSDADLPKHYLNFPDGFILVYDTTNWESFQRLDKLKKDIDKHRDKREVHIIVIGNKSEMTEQRQVQFDTAMAWATKEKLRLWEVTVTNRKSLVDPFVWLTSKITQPPSKTNFLPGRKTKSASSNNLDTS, encoded by the exons ATGGGCAAAATCAGCAAGATCATACTTTGTGGACATTCAAAAGTTGGCAAGAGTGCAATCATTGAACAGCTTCTGTATGGGAACCATGTTTTTGAGAAT CCAAGTTTTTCAACCATTGAAGATATTTATACAGCAGTAATTGAAACAGACAgaggtgtaaaagaaaaagttcgCATATTTGACACTGGATCTGCATCAGGG GGCCAGTCTGATGCAGATCTACCAAAGCACTACTTAAATTTCCCTGAT ggCTTTATACTTGTATATGACACAACGAATTGGGAATCTTTCCAACGTCTggacaaattgaaaaaagatATTGACAAGCACAGAGACAAGAGAGAG GTTCACATCATAGTAATAGGCAATAAGAGCGAAATGACAGAGCAGCGTCAAGTGCAGTTTGACACAGCTATGGCATGggcaacaaaggaaaaat TGCGACTGTGGGAAGTGACAGTTACAAACAGGAAGTCATTAGTTGATCCATTTGTCTGGCTGACATCAAAAATTACACAACCTCCAa GCAAGACCAATTTTTTACCAGGGCGTAAAACCAAGAGCGCAAGTAGCAACAACCTTGATACAAGTTAA
- the LOC112553144 gene encoding forkhead box protein H1-like: MTRFRQVVRHRSCQTSPRQKERGTRQRHKSSLPGYIGDYCTAGKKDSAISLMDATLDDESAIWQVQEIASSPSSTTSQDQDQSQGDERCARRRLIKYKRYPKPPYAYLAMIIVAIHYSPNGHMTLAEVIKALENMFSFFRCSYKGWKDSVRHNISNSPCIVKVEPEPGAGAFKAARWRVFWEMVPRDVFLLQRGRPGCKDKHWKPTLLQHLGLQDIILPSKPQDSSPSTEISNHSSALGIQACLPQEPARKSKTSSYAAQYEDLHGIPTFSSFMVERERNLREEMTSSLADKQVNNHHNLQIWSVQNIHDSTTHLPMPHQAFYQSQIVTSTDFAEDRRTSPLCLDNFLFDGRRSPGLDLPPIDVPSCDYGTPIYPSQRGDYPHSYSTLSLNCGTRLFYGQVNHRQNPRANSASTDCGTCTYGSDIETNDSPVQNVHVNHRICTSVGCQTSVRTDLYNYVGMQGSSEACVWQQPSATYLCSGSLAVQNQFSQLPGDDRQWSSRCNIPSNNINQNCLIDSRVSAKCQDPSNGFTTPFVTGDQSKYSGQHLDWPVDIFRYPY, from the exons ATGACAAG ATTCCGACAGGTGGTTCGTCACCGATCTTGCCAAACATCTCCACgtcagaaagaaagagggacACGGCAGAGACATAAGTCTAGCCTGCCAGGTTACATCGGAGACTACTGTACGGCGGGCAAAAAGGATTCCGCCATCAGCCTGATGGACGCGACCCTGGATGACGAGAGCGCCATCTGGCAGGTCCAAGAAATTGCCTCGAGCCCAAGTTCCACAACCTCCCAGGACCAGGATCAGAGTCAAGGAGACGAAAGGTGTGCAAGGAGGAGATTGATCAAATACAAGCGGTACCCAAAGCCTCCGTACGCCTACCTGGCCATGATTATTGTTGCCATCCACTACTCGCCAAACGGTCACATGACACTGGCAGAGGTCATCAAGGCCTTGGAAAATATGTTCTCCTTCTTCCGCTGCAGTTACAAGGGCTGGAAAGATTCGGTGCGGCACAACATCTCCAACAGCCCCTGCATCGTCAAAGTCGAGCCCGAGCCAGGCGCCGGCGCTTTCAAGGCCGCCAGGTGGCGCGTGTTCTGGGAGATGGTGCCGAGGGACGTCTTCCTCTTACAGCGAGGCCGTCCAGGTTGTAAGGACAAGCACTGGAAGCCAACTCTGCTGCAACATCTAGGACTTCAAGACATTATCCTCCCTAGCAAACCCCAAGATTCCTCTCCCTCGACGGAGATTTCGAACCATTCCTCTGCGCTAGGCATTCAAGCATGCTTACCCCAAGAACCTGCGCGCAAAAGCAAGACTTCCAGTTACGCTGCGCAGTACGAGGACTTGCATGGCATTCCTACGTTTTCGTCGTTCATGGTAGAACGCGAACGAAATCTTCGAGAAGAGATGACGTCATCACTCGCggacaaacaggtaaacaaccATCACAATCTCCAGATATGGAGCGTTCAAAATATTCACGATTCGACCACACACTTGCCCATGCCTCACCAGGCTTTTTATCAATCCCAGATTGTGACCAGCACAGACTTCGCAGAAGATCGTAGGACAAGTCCTCTCTGCCTGGACAATTTTCTTTTCGACGGTCGTCGGTCCCCAGGCCTGGACTTACCTCCAATCGATGTGCCGTCTTGTGATTACGGAACCCCTATCTATCCATCACAAAGAGGCGACTATCCCCACTCCTACAGCACATTGTCATTAAACTGTGGGACTAGATTGTTTTATGGACAGGTTAACCATCGGCAAAATCCCAGAGCGAATTCTGCCTCAACTGATTGTGGCACGTGTACATATGGCTCTGATATAGAAACGAATGACAGTCCCGTACAGAACGTCCATGTCAACCACAGAATCTGCACCTCTGTGGGATGTCAAACCTCTGTACGCACCGATCTCTATAACTATGTCGGCATGCAAGGTAGTTCAGAAGCCTGTGTATGGCAACAGCCATCGGCGACTTATCTATGTTCTGGAAGCCTGGCTGTGCAGAACCAGTTCAGCCAACTGCCAGGAGATGATAGACAATGGTCAAGTCGCTGTAATATTCCAAGCAATAACATTAACCAGAATTGTCTTATTGATAGTCGTGTTTCAGCAAAGTGCCAGGACCCCTCAAATGGCTTCACTACACCTTTTGTTACCGGTGATCAGAGCAAGTATTCTGGCCAGCATTTGGACTGGCCGGTTGACATTTTTAGGTATCCTTATTAA